In Phyllostomus discolor isolate MPI-MPIP mPhyDis1 chromosome 3, mPhyDis1.pri.v3, whole genome shotgun sequence, a single genomic region encodes these proteins:
- the CFAP157 gene encoding cilia- and flagella-associated protein 157: MAPKKKANRGAKDLEVKKKKGSKKDPVDPTVVEEIRKFYHIQIRDLEDRLARYQRKWDELAVQDKLFHQEFEQLATNKKEIVAFLKRTLNQRVDEITDLNEQLQSLQLAKEIEKDAFEAQLAQVRHEFQETKDQLTSENIVIAGKLAALEEFRLQKEELMEKFTSLEDQLHMQEKEFKDYVYNLEKKSVLDKDRVKKEVIQRLNLVATEFRKVATDQMWDTTKRAILENNTVTLQLSKVSRHGMRLLQENDQLKGSRDKMSKQLELLEDIVKAMATHRRDYRQVILRLTQKCRKEQQGREEAEQLGLLLSQLEQNLLQLQKDKEALRCQRDQLNLQAELQQAKAQQLQQELTEERKVRASLEMALDQAAAFLQDILQQRPPEEEDGDFDIGYHLQHRQMLQQLLAMLGSATGLRSPMESQSWGPKESQYSSTQPPKARSLQQQLSAIKRYQLGDLGLVPRRTHIPPNPEDLRLLSHTTRMRALHSHRNEEIHISDPPKMIKKFSCPEVSLLSK, from the exons GTACCAGCGGAAGTGGGATGAGCTGGCCGTGCAGGACAAGCTGTTCCACCAGGAGTTCGAGCAGCTGGCCACCAACAAGAAGGAGATCGTGGCCTTCCTCAAGCGCACGCTCAACCAGCGGGTGGATGAGATCACCGACCTCAACGAGCAGCTCCAAAGCCTGCAGCTGGCCAAGGAGATAGAGAAGGACGCCTTCGAGGCACAGCTGGCCCAGGTGCGCCACGAGTTCCAGGAGACCAAAGACCAGCTCACCTCGGAGAACATCGTCATTG CGGGGAAgctggcagccctggaggagttCCGGCTGCAGAAAGAGGAGCTCATGGAGAAGTTCACGTCGCTGGAGGACCAGCTGCACATGCAGGAGAAAGAATTCAAGGATTATGTGTACAACCTGGAGAAGAAGTCGGTGCTGGACAAGGACAG AGTGAAGAAGGAAGTCATTCAGCGTCTGAACTTGGTGGCCACCGAGTTCCGCAAGGTGGCCACGGACCAGATGTGGGACACGACGAAGCGGGCCATCCTGGAGAACAACACGGTGACCCTGCAGCTGTCCAAGGTCTCCAGGCACGGCAtgaggctgctgcaggagaacGACCAGCTCAAGGGCTCCCGGGACAAGATGTCCAAACAGCTGGAGCTGCTGGAGGACATCGTGAAGGCCATGGCCACACACCGCAGAGACTACCGGCAG GTCATCCTCAGGCTCACCCAGAAGTGCCGCAaggagcagcagggcagagaggaggctgaGCAGCTGGGCCTCCTGCTGAGCCAGCTGGAGCAGAACCTCCTGCAGCTGCAGAAGGACAAGGAGGCCCTGAG GTGCCAGAGGGACCAGCTGAACCTGCAGGCGGAACTGCAGCAAGCCAAGgcgcagcagctgcagcaggagctgACCGAAGAGCGGAAGGTTCGGGCAAGCCTGGAGATGGCCCTGGACCAGGCCGCTGCCTTCCTACAGGACATCCTGCAG CAGAGGCCACCGGAGGAAGAGGACGGCGACTTTGACATAGGGTACCACCTGCAGCACAGGCAGATGCTACAGCAGCTGCTGGCCATGCTCGGCTCAGCCACTGGCCTAAGGTCCCCAATGGAAAGCCAGTCCTGGGGCCCTAAGGAGAG ccagtACAGCAGCACCCAGCCGCCCAAGGCCAGGTCTCTGCAGCAGCAGCTGTCGGCCATCAAGCGCTACCAGCTGGGAGACCTGGGCCTGGTGCCCCGACGGACCCACATCCCACCCAACCCGGAGGACCTCAGGCTGCTATCACACACCACCCGTATGAGAGCGCTCCACTCACACAGGAACGAGGAG ATCCACATCTCTGATCCTCCAAAAATGATCAAAAAGTTCAGTTGCCCTGAAGTTTCCCTGCTTTCCAAGTGA
- the PTRH1 gene encoding probable peptidyl-tRNA hydrolase isoform X3: MAASGPPRIGCWWQVRTTVGQGVADVRGGPLSGSSMPPPGLWCAGLRLSRGMSQCVLEPRLPGKRWLVAGLGNPGLLGTRHSVGMAVLGQLARRLGVSESWVRDRRCAADLALASLGDAQLVLLRPRRLMNANGRSVAQAAELFGLTAEDVYLVHDDLDKPLGKLALKLGGSARGHNGVRSCISCLNSSCSLAVVGTHSPNGKTEARGLPGSS, from the exons ATGGCGGCCAGTGGCCCGCCCCGGATTGGATGCTGGTGGCAAGTGAGGACCACGGTTGGTCAAGGGGTGGCTGACGTCAGGGGAGGGCCCTTGAGTGGGAGCAGCATGCCGCCGCCCGGCCTCTGGTGCGCGGGGCTGCGGCTGAGTCGCGGCATGAGCCAGTGCGTTTTGGAGCCCCGGCTCCCGGGGAAGCGGTGGCTG GTGGCTGGCCTGGGGAACCCCGGACTGCTGGGCACGAGGCACAGCGTGGGTATGGCAGTGCTGGGGCAACTGGCGCGGCGGCTGGGGGTGTCTGAGAGCTGGGTCCGCGACCGTCGCTGCGCTGCCGACCTCGCCCTGGCCTCACTTGGGGATGCCCAGCTGGTCCTGCTTCGGCCGCGGCGCCTCATGAATGCCAACGGGCGCAGCGTGGCCCAGGCTG CGGAGCTGTTCGGGCTGACTGCCGAGGATGTCTACCTGGTGCACGATGATCTGGACAAGCCCCTGGGGAAGCTGGCTCTGAAGCTGGGGGGAAGTGCCAG GGGCCACAATGGAGTTCGTTCCTGCATTAGCTGCCTCAACTCCAGT TGTTCCCTGGCTGTGGTGGGTACCCACTCTCCAAATGGGAAGACTGAGGCTCGTGGCCTTCCGGGGAGCTCCTAG
- the PTRH1 gene encoding probable peptidyl-tRNA hydrolase isoform X1, translating into MAASGPPRIGCWWQVRTTVGQGVADVRGGPLSGSSMPPPGLWCAGLRLSRGMSQCVLEPRLPGKRWLVAGLGNPGLLGTRHSVGMAVLGQLARRLGVSESWVRDRRCAADLALASLGDAQLVLLRPRRLMNANGRSVAQAAELFGLTAEDVYLVHDDLDKPLGKLALKLGGSARGHNGVRSCISCLNSSAMPRLRVGIGRPTHPNAVQAHVLGCFSPSEQELLPPLLERATDLLLDHIRERSQGPLSGT; encoded by the exons ATGGCGGCCAGTGGCCCGCCCCGGATTGGATGCTGGTGGCAAGTGAGGACCACGGTTGGTCAAGGGGTGGCTGACGTCAGGGGAGGGCCCTTGAGTGGGAGCAGCATGCCGCCGCCCGGCCTCTGGTGCGCGGGGCTGCGGCTGAGTCGCGGCATGAGCCAGTGCGTTTTGGAGCCCCGGCTCCCGGGGAAGCGGTGGCTG GTGGCTGGCCTGGGGAACCCCGGACTGCTGGGCACGAGGCACAGCGTGGGTATGGCAGTGCTGGGGCAACTGGCGCGGCGGCTGGGGGTGTCTGAGAGCTGGGTCCGCGACCGTCGCTGCGCTGCCGACCTCGCCCTGGCCTCACTTGGGGATGCCCAGCTGGTCCTGCTTCGGCCGCGGCGCCTCATGAATGCCAACGGGCGCAGCGTGGCCCAGGCTG CGGAGCTGTTCGGGCTGACTGCCGAGGATGTCTACCTGGTGCACGATGATCTGGACAAGCCCCTGGGGAAGCTGGCTCTGAAGCTGGGGGGAAGTGCCAG GGGCCACAATGGAGTTCGTTCCTGCATTAGCTGCCTCAACTCCAGT GCAATGCCACGGCTGCGGGTAGGCATCGGGCGCCCGACGCACCCTAACGCGGTGCAGGCGCACGTGCTGGGCTGCTTCTCCCCCTCGGAGCAGGAGCTGCTGCCTCCATTGCTGGAGCGCGCCACAGACCTGCTCCTGGACCACATCCGTGAGCGAAGCCAGGGGCCCTTGTCAGGCACCTGA
- the PTRH1 gene encoding probable peptidyl-tRNA hydrolase isoform X4 — MAASGPPRIGCWWQVRTTVGQGVADVRGGPLSGSSMPPPGLWCAGLRLSRGMSQCVLEPRLPGKRWLVAGLGNPGLLGTRHSVGMAVLGQLARRLGVSESWVRDRRCAADLALASLGDAQLVLLRPRRLMNANGRSVAQAGNATAAGRHRAPDAP; from the exons ATGGCGGCCAGTGGCCCGCCCCGGATTGGATGCTGGTGGCAAGTGAGGACCACGGTTGGTCAAGGGGTGGCTGACGTCAGGGGAGGGCCCTTGAGTGGGAGCAGCATGCCGCCGCCCGGCCTCTGGTGCGCGGGGCTGCGGCTGAGTCGCGGCATGAGCCAGTGCGTTTTGGAGCCCCGGCTCCCGGGGAAGCGGTGGCTG GTGGCTGGCCTGGGGAACCCCGGACTGCTGGGCACGAGGCACAGCGTGGGTATGGCAGTGCTGGGGCAACTGGCGCGGCGGCTGGGGGTGTCTGAGAGCTGGGTCCGCGACCGTCGCTGCGCTGCCGACCTCGCCCTGGCCTCACTTGGGGATGCCCAGCTGGTCCTGCTTCGGCCGCGGCGCCTCATGAATGCCAACGGGCGCAGCGTGGCCCAGGCTG GCAATGCCACGGCTGCGGGTAGGCATCGGGCGCCCGACGCACCCTAA
- the PTRH1 gene encoding probable peptidyl-tRNA hydrolase isoform X2, translating to MAASGPPRIGCWWQVRTTVGQGVADVRGGPLSGSSMPPPGLWCAGLRLSRGMSQCVLEPRLPGKRWLVAGLGNPGLLGTRHSVGMAVLGQLARRLGVSESWVRDRRCAADLALASLGDAQLVLLRPRRLMNANGRSVAQAAELFGLTAEDVYLVHDDLDKPLGKLALKLGGSARGHNGVRSCISCLNSSAMPRLRCSLAVVGTHSPNGKTEARGLPGSS from the exons ATGGCGGCCAGTGGCCCGCCCCGGATTGGATGCTGGTGGCAAGTGAGGACCACGGTTGGTCAAGGGGTGGCTGACGTCAGGGGAGGGCCCTTGAGTGGGAGCAGCATGCCGCCGCCCGGCCTCTGGTGCGCGGGGCTGCGGCTGAGTCGCGGCATGAGCCAGTGCGTTTTGGAGCCCCGGCTCCCGGGGAAGCGGTGGCTG GTGGCTGGCCTGGGGAACCCCGGACTGCTGGGCACGAGGCACAGCGTGGGTATGGCAGTGCTGGGGCAACTGGCGCGGCGGCTGGGGGTGTCTGAGAGCTGGGTCCGCGACCGTCGCTGCGCTGCCGACCTCGCCCTGGCCTCACTTGGGGATGCCCAGCTGGTCCTGCTTCGGCCGCGGCGCCTCATGAATGCCAACGGGCGCAGCGTGGCCCAGGCTG CGGAGCTGTTCGGGCTGACTGCCGAGGATGTCTACCTGGTGCACGATGATCTGGACAAGCCCCTGGGGAAGCTGGCTCTGAAGCTGGGGGGAAGTGCCAG GGGCCACAATGGAGTTCGTTCCTGCATTAGCTGCCTCAACTCCAGT GCAATGCCACGGCTGCGG TGTTCCCTGGCTGTGGTGGGTACCCACTCTCCAAATGGGAAGACTGAGGCTCGTGGCCTTCCGGGGAGCTCCTAG